The DNA sequence GTACGACGCTGACCGAGATCAACGTCGCCCTGCACGCCCACGTGCTGCTGCAGCGCGACGTGCACTACATCGTCCGGGACGACGCGGTCCACCTGATCAACGCCTCGCGCGGTCGCATCGCGACCCTGCAGCGCTGGCCGGACGGGTTGCAGGCCGCGGTGGAGGCCAAGGAGGGGATCGAGACCACCGAGACCGGTGAAGTGCTCGACACCATCACCGTGCAGGCGCTGATCAACCGGTATCCGCGAGTGTGCGGCATGACCGGCACCGCGCTGGCCGCCGGCGAACAGTTGCGCCAGTTCTACAAGCTCGGGGTGTCGCCGATACCGCCGAACAAACCCAACATTCGCGAGGACGAACCCGACCGGGTGTACGTCTCGATCGCCGCCAAGACCGCCGCGCTGATCGAACACATCGCCGAGGTGCACGAGACCCGCCAGCCGGTGCTGGTCGGCACGCGTGACGTCGCCGAGTCCGAGGAACTGCACGAGCGCCTGGTGAAGGCCGGCATCCCGGCGGTCGTGCTCAACGCCAAGAACGACGCCGAAGAGGCCGCCGTCATCGCCGAGGCCGGCGCGCTGGGCGCGGTCACGGTATCGACCCAGATGGCCGGTCGCGGCACCGACATCCGGCTGGGTGGGTCTGCCGAGCAGGACCACGACCGGGTCGCCGAACTGGGCGGCCTGCACGTGATCGGCACCGGACGTCACCACACCGAACGGCTCGACAACCAGCTGCGCGGTCGCGCCGGGCGTCAGGGCGATCCCGGTTCGACGGTGTTCTTCTCCAGCTGGGAGGACGACGTCGTGGTCTCCCACCTCGAACCCAACAAGTTGCCGCTGGACTGCGACGAGGACGGTCGCGTCGTGCACCCGAAGGCGGCCAGCCTGCTCGAACACGCCCAGCGCATCGCCGAGGGCAGGCTGCTCGACGTGCACGCCAACACCTGGCGCTACAACCAGCTGATCGCCCAGCAGCGCGCCATCCTGGTCGAGCGCCGGGACACCCTGCTGCGTACCACCACCGCGCGCGACGAGCTCGCCGAGCTGTCGCCGGACCGCTACGCCGAACTGTGCGAACAGCTCGGCTCCGACGCCGAGGAGAAGCTGGCCACGATCTGCCGGCTGATCATGCTCTACCACCTGGACCGCGGCTGGGCCGACCATCTGGACTTCCTCGCCGACATCCGGGAGAGCATCCACCTGCGCGCGCTCGGCCGGCAGAACCCGCTCGACGAATTCCACCGGTTGGCCGTCGACGCGTTCGCCTCGTTGGCCGCCGACGCGATCGAGGCGGCTCAGCAGACGTTCGACACGGCGCCCTCGATCGAGGACGAGCCCGGCGTGGACCTGTCCAAGCTGGCCCGGCCGACATCGACGTGGACGTACATGGTGCACGACAATCCGCTCTCCGACGAGTCGATGTCCGCGCTGAGCCTGCCCGGGGTGTTCCGCTAGGTTCTAGGCATGGCCGAGGCGCCGAGCGACAGCGCTGGGACCGGGAACGTGACACCACCAGACCGGGTGCTCACGGTGCCCAACGCTCTGTCGGTGATCCGGTTGGTGCTCGTCCCGGTGTTCCTCTACCTGCTCCTGGTGCCCGGCGCGCTGGGCTGGGCGGTCGCGATCCTGATGTTCAGTGGTTTCTCCGACTGGGCCGACGGCAAGATCGCGCGCCTGTTCGACAATCAGTCCTCGCGGCTGGGGGAGTTGCTCGACCCTGCCGTGGACCGCATCTACATGGTCGTGGTCCCGGTCGCGATGGCGTTCGCAGGCGCCCTGCCGTGGTGGATCGTCGCCGCGCTGCTCGGCCGCGACGCGGTGCTCGCCGCGACGCTGCCGGTCCTCCGCCGCCGCGGCCTGGCCGCACTGCCGGTCACCTACCTCGGTAAGGCCGCCACGTTCGCCCTGATGTCGGGGTTGCCGCTGGTGCTGCTCGGCCAGTACGACGCGCTGTGGGCGCGGGTGGTGCTGGCCTGCGGCTGGGGCTTCCTCATCTGGGGTCTGGCGATGTACCTGTGGTCGGGTGTGCTGTACCTGGCCCAGGTCGCCCTGGTCGCGCGCTCGATGCCGGTGAGAGCGCACCCGACATGAGCCTGCTGGGGGGATTCGACTCGGGACGAAACGAGCATCGGGCGGGGGCACCGACGCTGATCCCGGTGCCGTCGCTGCTCCGGTCGCTGCTGTCCGAACACCTCGACCCCGGCTACGCGGCCGCCGCCCGCGACCGACGGCCGCGCCGACGCGGCGCCGAGTGGGCCTGGCAGTTGCTGGCCGCGGTGGCGATCGCGACCGTCTTCGTGCTGGCCTGGTCCCAGGCCCGCGCCACCGCCCCCGGCGTCGTGGAGTCGCGCCAGGTGCTGGCCGGCAGCGTGACCGCGACCCAGGCGACGACCGACGAACTGACCGGGCAACGTGACACGCTGGCGACAGAGGTCAACGCCGAGCGCCGCAGCCGACTGGAGGGCGACGCGATCGGCCGCCGCCTGCTCGCCGAACTGGACCAGGCCAACTTCGCCGCGGCGGCGACACCGGTGATCGGTCCGGGCCTGACCGTCACGGTCACCGACCCCGGCATGACCCCCGACCTGACCGACGTGTCCAAGCAGCGGGTCGAGGGCAGCCGGCAGGTCATCCTGGACCGCGACCTGCAGTTGGTGGTCAACTCGCTGTGGGTGGCCGGGGCCGAGGCCGTCTCGGTGGGTGGCGTCCGCATCGGACCCAACGTGACCATCCGACAGGCCGGCGGCGGGATCCTCGTCGACAACAAGCCGATCTCCAGCCCCTATGTCATCCTCGCGGTGGGACCGCCGCACGCGATGCAGGAGTCGTTCGACCGCAGCACCGGCCTGCAACGGCTGCGGCTGCTGGAGACCTCGTACGGGGTGGGAGTCACCGTCGCCGGCGGTGACGGTCTGGCGTTGCCCGCCGGATCGGTACGGGACGTCAACTTCGCCAAACAGATTGGGCCCAATTGATCGGAATCGTCGCCCTCGTCATCGGCATCGTGATCGGCGTGGTGCTGCAGCCCAGCGTGCCCGACGTCGTTCAGCCCTACCTGCCGATCGCTGTCGTGGCAGCTCTCGACGCGGTGTTCGGCGGGCTGCGCGCCTACCTGGAACACATCTTCGACGCCAAGGTGTTCGTGGTGTCGTTCGTGTTCAACGTCCTGGTCGCTGCCGTGATCGTCTACGTCGGTGACCAGCTCGGCGTCGGAACCCAGCTGTCCACCGCCATCATCGTGGTGCTGGGCATCCGCATCTTCGGCAACGCCGCGGCGCTGCGGCGCAGATTGTTCGGCGCATGAGCGGCGATCACGAACTCAGTCGCCACGAAGGCCGTCACGAAGGCCGCCACGAGCTGCCGCGCGACGCGGCGGCGAGCGGCCGGCAGACCGCCGACGGCCCCCGCGGGCGGTCCTCGATGGTCTTCGGTGTGTTGGCCGTGCTGCTGTGCCTGCTGCTCGGAGTTGCGATCGCCACGCAGGTCCGCCAGACCGACTCCGGTGACGCGCTGGACACCGCACGCCCCGCCGATCTGCTGGTTCTGTTGGATTCCCTGCAGCAGCGCGAGGCGGCGTTGAACACCGAAGTCGCCGAACTGCAACGCACTCTCGACGAATTACAGGCCTCCGGCAGCAGCGATCAGGCGGCCATCGAGAATGCGCGAGCGCGATTGGCCGCGCTGTCCATCCTCATCGGCACGGTCCCGGCGACCGGTCCCGGTGTGACCGTGACCATCGCAGATCCGGCACGCGGCGTCGCACCCGAGGCGATGCTCGACGTCATCAACGAACTGCGCGCCGCCGGCGCGGAGGCGTTGGAAATCCGTGGCAGCGGCCAGGCCGGCAGCGACAACGCCGTGCGAGTCGGTGTGGACACCTGGGTGGTGGGCCAGCCCGGCGCTCTGGTCGTCGACAGGGCCACCCTCACCCCGCCGTACACGGTGCTCGCGATCGGCGACCCGCCCACACTCGCCGCGGCGATGAACATCCCCGGCGGCGCGACCGACAGCATCGAACGCGTCGGGGGGACCATGGTGATAGAACAGTCCGACCGGGTCGACGTCACCGCCTTGCGGCAACCGAAACCACGCCAATACGCTCAGCCCGTCAAGTGAGCACCCCCAGCACCACGTCCACCGATCAGCTGAGAAACCGAGGAGCGCTGTGAGCCAGATTCCCGCCGAGTTGTCCTACACCGCCGAACACGAATGGGTGCGCAAGACCGGTGACGACACGGTGCGGGTCGGTATCACCGATTTCGCTCAGTCCGCCCTGGGCGACGTGGTCTTCGTCCAGCTGCCCGACGTAGGCGCCGAGCTGACGTCCGGAGATTCGTTCGGCGAAGTGGAGTCGACGAAGTCGGTGTCGGATCTCTACGCGCCGATCACCGCGAAAGTCATTGCGGTCAACGGTGATCTGGAGGGCAATCCCGGTCTGGTCAACTCCGATCCCTACGGCGAGGGCTGGCTGGTCGAGCTGCAGGCCGACGCCGCCGACCTGGCGGCCGCTCTCGGCGATCTGCTCGACGCCGACGGCTACCGCGACCACGCCACGGATTGAGCTGTTGTTAGGGTTCTGCAGACCGACAGCAACGAGCCGATCCGGCGGTGGTGCGCACAACGCAGCCTGCAGCACGGTACGGTCGACACCAGCGGCGCGACCCCCGGAAACTGGCCGGGTCGCGCTACGGCAGCCAGTGAGGAGCAATGGGTGACGGAGAAGGACTTCAACTCTGGGGCTGACTCTGAGGAAGTCACCGTGGAAACGACATCGGTGTTCCGCGCCGACTTCCTCAACGAGCTCGACGCCCCACCCGCCGCGAGCGGCGAAAGCGCGGTGTCCGGGGTCGAGGGTCTGCCGGTCGGGTCGGCTCTGCTGGTCGTCAAGCGCGGGCCCAACGCCGGGTCCCGCTTCCTGCTCGATCAGCCCACCACGTCGGCCGGTCGACACCCCGACAGCGACATCTTTCTCGACGATGTCACGGTGAGCCGCCGCCACGCCGAGTTCCGGCTCGAGAACGGCGAGTTCCAGGTGGTCGACGTGGGCAGCCTCAACGGCACCTATGTCAACCGCGAACCGGTCGATTCCGCTGTGCTCGCCAACGGCGACGAGGTGCAGATCGGCAAGTTCCGTCTGGTCTTTCTCACCGGACCGAAAGGTGAGGACAGCGGCGCCGCCGACTGACACCGACCCCCGACCGATCGACACCACCGAATCTGCGCGAGCGAGCCGATGACGCAACCCGACACTCCTGCGTTGAACGGGATGTCGATCGGGGTTGTGCTCGATCTGCTGCGCGACGAGTTCCCTGATGTCACGATCTCGAAGATCCGGTTCCTCGAAGCCGAGGGGTTGGTCACGCCCGAGCGGACCGCGTCGGGCTACCGCAGGTTCACCGCGTACGACTGCGCGCGACTGCGCTTCATCCTCACCGCACAGCGGGACCATTACCTGCCGTTGAAGGTGATCAAGGCCCAACTGGACGCGCAGCCCGACGGCGAGCTGCCGCAGAGTGCGGTCGCTCCGTCCGGGTATCCGGCGCCCCGACTGGTGCCGGTGACGGGGGAGTCCGGGGTCGCGGCGGGGCGGGCCGCGGTGGCCCCGGCTCAGGTGCGGCTGACTCGGGAGGACCTGCTCGAGCGCTCCGGGGTCGATGACGAACTGCTCAACGCCCTGGTGCGGGCGGGGGTGATCACGCCGATGTTCAAGGGCGCCGGCACGGCTCTCTACGACGAGCACGCGGTGGTGATCGCGCAGTGCGCCCGCGCGCTGGCGGACTACGGTGTCGAGCCGCGGCACCTGCGGGCGTTCCGCTCGGCCGCCGACCGGCAGTCCGATCTCATCGCCCAGATCGCCGGGCCGGTGGTCAAGGGCGGCAAGGCCGGAGCGCGCGACCGCGCCGACGACCTGGCCCGTGAGGTGGCCGCGCTGGCGATCACGTTGCACACGTCATTGATCAAGTCGGCCGTGCGCGACGTTCTGGATCGCTGAGGACTAGACTCGCCGTGACGGGTTACCCGTCGGATTCGGCCGGCACCGGCCGGATGAGAAGTAGCAACACACCGGTGCGGAGGGCAGGCACAAATGGGCGAGGTCCGTGTGGTCGGCATTCGAGTTGAGCAGCCCCGCAACCAGCCCGTTCTGTTGCTGCGCGAGTCGAACGGCGACCGCTATCTGCCGATCTGGATCGGGCAGTCCGAGGCCGCGGCCATCGCGCTGGAGCAGCAGGGGGTGGAGCCGCCCCGGCCGCTGACCCACGACCTGTTCCGCGATGTCATTACTGCGCTTGGACATTCGCTCAAAGAGGTGCGGATCGTCGATCTGCAGGAGGGCACGTTCTACGCCGACCTGATCTTCGACCGCGACATCAAGGTGTCGGCGCGGCCGTCGGATTCGGTCGCCATCGCGTTGCGCGTGGGGGTGCCGATCTACGTCGAGGAGGCGGTGCTCGCCGAGGCGGGCCTGCTGATTCCCGATGAGGCCGACGACGAGGCCGAGGGTGGCGTGCGCGAGGACGAGGTGGAGAAATTCAAGGAGTTCCTCGACAGCGTGTCGCCCGACGATTTCAAGGCCACCTGATCGGTCGGCACACCGCAGAACACTTGGTCACGGATGCGTCTCGTCGCGGTCGACACGCGGGCGCGTTTCTTTTCGAAGTGAATCGGGCAGCCATACTTGGTGGCGACGGGCAGTCACGGACGGCTCTCGGGCGTATGCTCGAACGAAGTTCGCAGAGCTGGGTAGACGTGCGCCCACGCAGGTCAACGACGCGGGTTCGATCGGTGAGAGGATTCGACAAGTGGGAGACACGCCACGCCAGGAGCAACTGGATCTGACCACCGGCTCCCCGCAGGCGGACACCCTTCCTCAGCCGGTCGGTGAACCGGTGCAGGCCGGTCTCTTCCCGGACGATTCGGTTCCCGACGAGTTGGTCGGCTATCGCGGCCCCAGCGCCTGTCAGATCGCCGGTATCACCTATCGGCAGCTCGACTACTGGGCGCGTACCTCGCTGGTGGTGCCCTCGATCCGCGGAGCGGCAGGCTCCGGCAGCCAGCGGTTGTACTCCTTCAAGGACATCCTGGTTCTCAAGATCGTCAAGCGGCTGCTCGACACCGGCATCTCACTGCACAACATCCGCGTCGCGGTCGACCATCTGCGTCAGCGCGGCGTGCAGGATCTGGCCAACATCACGTTGTTCTCGGACGGCACCACCGTCTACGAGTGCACCTCCGCCGAGGAGGTGGTCGACCTGCTGCAGGGTGGGCAGGGCGTGTTCGGCATCGCCGTGTCGGGCGCGATGCGGGAACTCACGGGCGCGATTGCCGACTTCCCCGGTGAGCGCGCCGACGGCGGGGAGTCGATCTCGACGCCGGAAGACGAGTTGGCGTCCCGCCGCAAGCACCGCGACCGCAAAATCGGCTAGCCGGTAAATGTAGTTAGTCGGCTGAGCCGATCAGAACATCGCGCGGCTGAGCCGGTCAGAACATCGCGCGGCGGAGCAGATCAATGTAGTAAGCGGCTGAGCCGATCAAAGTATCGCGCGGCTGAGCCGAGCGCCCGCTCTCGTCGCGCGGTGAAGTGACCTCCCGGTACACTCGACTGCGCATCGCCCTTGCGCGGGAGAGTTCCGTGGCAGCCGGCCACGGGCGCCGAAGGAGCAACACCTCTCCGTCAACCTCTCAGGCCCCCAGGACCGCACGAGGCCCCGATGCCTCTGGAAAGTGGTGCGCCCGCGACGCGGGCCTGCCCGCCCATGGGGAAAGGTCTCGGCCGGCAGTGCCGGCCGGTACCGAATCTCTCAGGCAACCCGGTTCGGGCCGACGACAGAGGGGGAGGAGCCGGTTCGCCTGCGCTCCATGCGCCCGCGGCACTCGTCGGGAGATTTCTACCAGTGTCCGAACACCACGAAACCCGTTCCGAGCTCACGTTCGTCGACCGTCACATCGGCCCGGACGCCGCAGCGGTCGACACGTTGCTGAGCACCATCGGAGTGTCCTCGCTCGACGAACTGGCCGCCAAGGCGCTTCCGGCCGGCATCCTGGATGCGCTCACCGCCGACGGCGTCGCCCCTGGCCTGGAGAATCTGCCCGCTGCGGCCAGTGAAGCCGAGGCGCTGGACGAGCTGCGCGCGCTGGCCGATGCCAACACCGTCGCGGTCTCGATGATCGGTCAGGGCTATTTCGACACCTTCACCCCGCCGGTGCTGCGGCGCAACATCCTGGAGAACCCGGCGTGGTACACCGCGTACACGCCCTACCAGCCCGAGATAAGCCAGGGACGCCTGGAGGCGCTGCTGAATTTCCAGACCATGGTCACCGATCTGACCGGCCTGGAGGTGGCGAACGCGTCTATGCTCGACGAGGGCACCGCAGCCGCAGAGGCGATGACCCTGATGCACCGCGCGGTCCGCGGATCGGCGAACAAGTTGGCCGTCGACGTCGACGTGTACGCGCAGACCGCTGCGGTGTTGGCGACCCGCGCCGAACCGCTGGGTATCGAGATCGTGACCGCCGACCTGAGCGCCGGACTGCCCGACGGCGAGTTCTTCGGAGTGATCACACAGCTACCCGGTGCCAGCGGTCGCCTGGTGGACTGGTCCGACCTCATCGCCGCCGCCCACGAACGTGGGGCGTTGGTCGCGGTCGGTGCCGACCTGCTCGCGCTGACGCTGGTCACCCCGCCAGGGGAGATCGGCGCCGACGTCGCGTTCGGCACCACCCAACGTTTCGGCGTGCCAATGGGTTTCGGCGGCCCGCACGCCGGCTATCTGGCCGTGCACGCCAAGCACGCGCGTCAGCTGCCGGGCCGCCTGGTCGGGGTGTCCGTCGACGCCGACGGGTCACCGGCGTACCGGCTGGCGCTGCAGACCCGCGAACAGCACATCCGCCGCGACAAGGCCACCAGCAACATCTGCACCGCCCAGGTCCTGCTGGCCGTCATGGCCGCGATGTATGCCAGCTACCACGGTGCCGCGGGCCTGACGGCGATCGCACGCCGGGTGCATGCCCATGCGGAGGCGGTGGCCGCCGGCCTGTCCGGCGCCGGGATCGAGGTCGTCCACGACGCGTTCTTCGACACCGTGCTCGCCCGCGTGCCGGGCCGCGCCGAGGACGTGCAGGCCGCGGCCAAGCAGCGCGGTATCAACGTCTGGCGTCGCGACGCCGATCACGTGTCGGTGGCCTGCGACGAGATGACCACCGATGAGCATGTCGCCGCGGTGCTCGCGGCGTTCGGCGTCGAGGACAGCGCGCAGCGCGCAGGTGACCCGGCGTCCGCCGGTATCGCCACACGCACGTCGGCGTTCCTCACCCATCCGGCGTTCACCAGGTACCGCACCGAGACGGACATGATGCGCTATCTGCGCTCGCTGGCCGACAAGGACATCGCGCTGGACCGGAGCATGATCCCGCTGGGCTCCTGCACGATGAAGCTCAATGCCGCCGCCGAGATGGAAGCGATCACGTGGCCGGAGTTCGCCCGCCAGCACCCGTTCGCTCCCGCCTCGGACACGCCGGGCCTGCGCCGACTGATCGCCGATCTGCAGGACTGGCTGACCGGCATCACCGGGTATGACGAGGTGTCGCTGCAGCCCAACGCCGGGTCGCAGGGGGAGTACGCGGGCCTGCTGGCGATCCAGGCGTATCACGAGCAGCGTGGCGACACCGGCCGCGACGTGTGCCTGATCCCGTCCAGTGCGCACGGCACCAACGCCGCGTCGGCAGCGCTGGTCGGCATGAAGGTGGTCGTGGTGGCATGCCGCTCCAACGGCGACGTCGACCTCGACGATCTGCGCGCCAAGGTCGACCAGTACGCCGACCGGCTCTCGGCCCTGATGATCACCTACCCGTCCACCCACGGGGTCTACGAGCAGGATGTGGCCGACATCTGCGCCGCCGTGCACGATGCCGGCGGACAGGTCTACGTCGACGGCGCCAACCTCAACGCGCTGGTCGGGCTGGCCCGTCCGGGCCGGTTCGGCGGCGACGTCAGCCACCTGAACCTGCACAAGACGTTCTGCATCCCGCACGGTGGCGGCGGGCCCGGGGTGGGGCCGGTGGCGGTGCGCGCGCATCTGGCCCCGTTCCTGCCCGGGCACCCGCTGGCCGACGAGCTCGGTGACGCCCGCACGGTGTCGGCGGCGCCGTACGGCTCGGCGTCCATCCTGCCGATCACGTGGGCCTACATCCGGATGATGGGCGCGGCCGGTCTGCGCTCGGCGACGTTGGTGGCCATCGCGTCGGCCAACTACATCGCCCGCCGTCTCGACGAGTACTACCCGGTGCTCTACACCGGCGAGCACGGCATGGTGGCCCATGAGTGCATCCTCGACCTGCGCGGGATCACCAAGTCCACCGGCGTGACCGTCGACGATGTGGCCAAGCGGCTGGCCGACTACGGATTCCACGCGCCCACGATGAGTTTCCCGGTCGCCGGGACGTTGATGGTGGAGCCGACCGAGAGCGAGTCGCTGGCCGAGGTGGATGCGTTCTGCGAGGCGATGATCGCGATCCGGGCCGAGATCGACAAGGTGGGGCAGGGGGAGTGGCCTGCGGACGACAACCCTCTGGTGGGCGCACCGCACACCGCGACATGCCTGCTGACCGCCGACTGGGACCATGCCTACACCCGCGAGCAGGCCGCCTATCCGCTCGGGCCGTCGTTCCGGCCGAAGGTGTGGCCGCCGGTGCGGCGGATCGACGGCGCCTACGGCGATCGCAATCTGGTGTGCTCGTGCCCGCCGGTGGAGGCCTTCGCATAGCCGGGGCGCGGTGAACGGTACTCTCACCCGCATGACAGGAGGGGTTGCGGACATCACGCCGAAGTTGTTCATCTTCCCGCATGCCGGCGGTACCCCGCAGTTCTACGTGCCGTTCGCGAAGTCGTTCACCACGGACATCAAGCGGACCGCGGTGCAGTACCCCCGGCAGGGCGGCAAGCAGGATTTCGGCTCGTTCACCAGCCTGCCGGCGGTGGCCGACCAGATCAGCACGATGGTTTCCCCGGACCGAGAAGGCGGCGTGCCCGGATCGCCGGTGTTCTTCTTCGGACACAGCATGGGCGGACTGTTGGCGTTCGAGGTCGCGCGCCGCTTCGAGGAGGCAGGGCGGCCGATCGCCGCGCTGTTCGTCTCTGCGGTCGCGGCACCCGGCCGGGTCGGCTACGACGACATCCCCGACACCGACGAGGGGCTGCTCGCCGCGGTCAGCACCCTCACCGGCGCGGACCCGGAGTTCATGAAAAACCCGGAGTTCGCCGCGGCGATTCTGCCGACCCTGCGCGGACTGAAGGCGATCGCCAACTACACCTGCCCGCCCGAGGTGACGCTGTCGTGCCCGATCCACGCGTTCTACGGCGACGACGACGAGATCGCGACCGAGGAGAAGGTCCTGCCGTGGGCGGAGCGGACCACCGGTGGCTTCACCGTCCGGGAGTTCAGCGGTCACCACTTCTATCTCACCGATCATTTGGATGAGTTGGTCCCCGACGTCGAGGAGAAGCTCTGGGCCCGCTGCCGCGCCTAGGCATCACCACGGCTGACCTGCTGGGTGTGGTGTTCACCACATTCCGCTGTGGGCGAAGCTACCGGCTCCTCACGTCGCATCGGCCCCCACCGGCACATGATGGTGAGTCTGTCTAACTGCAGCGCAACGACGGCTCAGCGGCTGGTTCTTACCCGTGAGTCAGTTTTAAACACGACGTCGGCGTGCAATATGAGCAAACCGTTGACGCACACGTCAAAGCGGATATAGCACTGCGTTCAGCCCTCGCTGAGGCGTCCTCGCTCACCGGACGCGCACAGGGTCGAGCAACCGGTAACCGCCTGCTCATGTGCAGCGTTTCCATTGCTGGCAAAACTGTGAAGATGCTGTAAGGATTTAGTTGCGGCCTCGGACGGCTACCGCGCCGGCGAAATCGGCCCCGAACAGCCCGCTTCCCTCTGGCAAGCTATTCGTGATGTAATCCTTCGTCAGCATTAGACGACATATCTGACGGTGCGGTGTTAGCCTTCCGGCGAGCGGGGGGATGCGCGGCCACGGGCTGCGAGTCGGTGTATTGCCTTCACGGCGATGAGGCCGGGGCGCAGAAGCAGAGTTGAAAGGACGTCGCCATGCCGTTGCTTGAGTCGACCATTCCTGGCCTTTTGGCTGAACGCGCACGACTGCAGCCCGATGAGGTGGCCTACACCTTCATCGACTACGACGTGGATCCCGCCGGGTTCGCAGAGTCGCTGACGTGGTCTCAGGTCTACCAGAGGGCCCAGGTCGTCGCGGAGGAACTCCTGCGCCACGGCCGCAAGGGGGACCGGGCGGCGATCCTGGCTCCGCAGGGCCTCGAGTACATCGTCGCGTTCTACGGCGCGATGACGGCCGGATTCATCGCGGTGCCGCTTCCGGTGCCGGCTCTCGGTCAGCTCGACGAGCGCGTCAACGGCGCGCTGCGCGACTGCCAGCCCGTCGCAGTGCTGACGACGTCGGCCGTCGTCAGCGACATCATGACCTACGTGGGTGGCTTCACCGGCGGTGCGACCCCGGCCGTCGTCGAGGTCGATGCCCTCGACTTCCACTCGCCGCGCACCGCCGAGATGAACATCGGCGACCTGCCCGAGATGGCCTACCTGCAGTACACCTCCGGCTCCACCCGGGCACCGGCCGGCGTGATCATGACCCACCGGAATGTGATCGCCAACATCAAGCAGGTGTTCGACGACTACATGGAGCACCGCGACGGCATTCCACCGCAGGACATCACGATGGTGTCGTGGCTGCCCTTCTATCACGACATGGGCCTGATCCAGGGGGTGTTCGCGTCGCTGCTCACCCCGTCCGAGGACGGCGGCCTGCACGGCCGCCCGGCGATGCTGATGAGCCCGGTCGCGTTCCTGCAGAAGCCGGCACGCTGGATCCAGCAGCTGGCCATCAACCCGCACGCCTGGTCGGCCGCACCCAACTTCGCCTTCGAGCTGTCGGTGCGCCGGACGTCCGACGCCGACCTCGAGGGCATGGATCTCGGAGGGGTCCTGGGCATCATCAGCGGTAGTGAGCGGATCCACTCGGCGACCATCCGGCGCTTCAACGAACGGTTCGCGAAATTCAACATGCCCACCACCACGGTGCGGCCGTCGTACGGGCTGGCGGAGGCCACGCTGTACGTCATCTCCGCGCCGATGGGCCACACCCCGTCGACGGTGCGGTTCGACTACGAGAAACTCGCCGCCGGCCACGCCGAGCGGTGCGGCGCCGAGGGTGGCTCCGAGCTGGTCACCTACGGCGCCCCGCGGTCGTCGACGGTACGCATCGTCGATCCGGAGACCCGCACGGAGAATCCGGACGGCAAGGTCGGCGAGATCTGGGTGCACGGCGAGCAGGTCGCGATGGGTTACTGGCGCAACCCGCAGCAGACCGAGCGCACGTTCGGCGGCGAGATGGTCGATCCGTCGGAGGGCACGCCGGTCGGGCCGTGGCTGCGCACCGGTGACCTGGGCGTGATGTCCGAAGGCGAGATGTTCATCATTGGCCGCATCAAGGACCTGCTCATCGTCGACGGCCGCAACCACTATCCCGACGACATCGAAGCCACCATCCAGGAGATCACCGGTGGCCGGGTGGCCGCCATCTCCGTGCTCGACGAGACCAGCGAGCAGCTGGTCGCGATCGCCGAGCTGAAGAAGAAGGGCTCCTCGGAGGCCGAGGCCCTCGACAAGCTGCGCGCGGTCAAGCGTGAGGTGGCGTCGGCGATCAAGCGCACGCACAGCGTGCGGGTCTCCGACCTCGTCTTTGTCGCCCCCGGCTCGATTCCGATCACCACCAGCGGAAAGATTCGGCGCTCGGCCTGTGTGGATCGCTACCGCCAGGACGAGTTCAGCCGTTTGGACGTCACTGCATGACAGCTGCTTTCGA is a window from the Mycolicibacterium poriferae genome containing:
- a CDS encoding thioesterase II family protein — translated: MTGGVADITPKLFIFPHAGGTPQFYVPFAKSFTTDIKRTAVQYPRQGGKQDFGSFTSLPAVADQISTMVSPDREGGVPGSPVFFFGHSMGGLLAFEVARRFEEAGRPIAALFVSAVAAPGRVGYDDIPDTDEGLLAAVSTLTGADPEFMKNPEFAAAILPTLRGLKAIANYTCPPEVTLSCPIHAFYGDDDEIATEEKVLPWAERTTGGFTVREFSGHHFYLTDHLDELVPDVEEKLWARCRA
- a CDS encoding AMP-binding protein, yielding MPLLESTIPGLLAERARLQPDEVAYTFIDYDVDPAGFAESLTWSQVYQRAQVVAEELLRHGRKGDRAAILAPQGLEYIVAFYGAMTAGFIAVPLPVPALGQLDERVNGALRDCQPVAVLTTSAVVSDIMTYVGGFTGGATPAVVEVDALDFHSPRTAEMNIGDLPEMAYLQYTSGSTRAPAGVIMTHRNVIANIKQVFDDYMEHRDGIPPQDITMVSWLPFYHDMGLIQGVFASLLTPSEDGGLHGRPAMLMSPVAFLQKPARWIQQLAINPHAWSAAPNFAFELSVRRTSDADLEGMDLGGVLGIISGSERIHSATIRRFNERFAKFNMPTTTVRPSYGLAEATLYVISAPMGHTPSTVRFDYEKLAAGHAERCGAEGGSELVTYGAPRSSTVRIVDPETRTENPDGKVGEIWVHGEQVAMGYWRNPQQTERTFGGEMVDPSEGTPVGPWLRTGDLGVMSEGEMFIIGRIKDLLIVDGRNHYPDDIEATIQEITGGRVAAISVLDETSEQLVAIAELKKKGSSEAEALDKLRAVKREVASAIKRTHSVRVSDLVFVAPGSIPITTSGKIRRSACVDRYRQDEFSRLDVTA